The sequence ATAGCACGATCCGCCGTCGGCCGACCACCCTCCGCCCCCTCGCCGGCATCCTCATGGGCTGTCTCGGCGTAGGCGCGCGCTCCAGTCGAGCGCGTCGCGACGCGCCGGGCGAGTGCGCGAGCGCGGTGCAATCGGCTAGCCGACCACGGCGCCGCCACTCGCGGCGGCCGGACTCGGCGTCGACGTCGGCTCGGACGCCGCGGCCGCGTCGACGGCCGCCGTGTCCGCATCGCGCGGCACCGACCGCAACGGCTCGGGTCCGACGTCGATGCTCCCCAGCTGCCGCGCGACCAGGCGCGCGTAGTGCCCGCGGCGGGCCATCAACGCCTCGTGGGTGCCGCTCTCGACCACGCGCCCGCCGTCGAGCACCACGATGCGATCGCAGTTGCGGATCGTGCTCAGGCGATGGGCGATGACCAGCGTCGTGCGACCGCGCTGCAGCTGCTCGAGCGCCTGCTGCACCAGCCCCTCGCTCTCGGCATCGAGTGCGCTGGTGGCCTCGTCGAGGATCAGCACCTCGGGGTCACGCAGCACCGCCCGCGCGATCGCGATGCGTTGGCGCTGGCCACCCGACAGCTGCACGCCGCGCTCACCGACCAGGGTCTCGTAGCCGTCGGGGAAGCCGCGGATGAAGCGGTCGGCGTTGGCCTGCACCGCGGCGCGCTCCAGCTCGGCATCGCTGGCATCGAGCCGGCCATAACGGATGTTGTCGCGGATGGTGCCGGAGAACAGCACGGGATCCTGCGAGACGATCGCCATGTGGTCGCGGACATCGGCCAGCCGCAGGTTGCGGAGGTCGTGACCATCGAGCTCGACGCGGCCGGCTGTCGGGTCGTAGAAGCGCGACACCAGCCGCGCGATGGTGGTCTTGCCCGAGCCGCTCGAGCCCACCAGTGCGACCGCCTCGCCCGGCGCGATCTGCAGGTCGATGTCGCGCAACACCGCCTGGTCGCGGTTGCCGTAGCTGAAGTGCACGCCGACCAGCCGCAGGTCGCCGCGGACCTTCGTGAGCAGCTCGGGCTCGGCCGGGTCGGCGATGTCGGGCGGCGTGTCGAGGATCTCGAAGATGCGGGCGGTCGCCCCCAACGTGGTCTGGATCGACGCCCACAGCTCGGTCATCGCGCTGATCGAGCCGGCCACCAGCATCGTGTAGAGCATGAACTCGGTGAGGTCGCCGGCCGAGATCTCGTGGTTCACGACCATGCGGCCGCCGAGCCAGAAGATCGCGGCGATGGCCGAGAATGCCACGAAGCTCGACACCGACCAGAACCAGCTGCGCGCCAGCGCCTGCTTCACGAACAGCACGAAGGTCGCGCCGACGCCTTGGTCGTAGCGCGAGATCTCGTGGGCCTCGCGCGTGAAGCCCTGCACGGTGTCGATGGCCGAGATGCGCTCCTGCGCCTCGCCGCTGACCTTGGCCAGCTGGTCCTGGGTCTGACGCGCCAGTGCGCGGATGCGGCGGCCCCAGAAGCGCGCCGCGATGGACATCGGCGGCACCACCGACAGCATCACCAGCGTCAGGAAGGGATTGGTGAAGGCGAGGATCGCGATGCCGCCGACCAGCGTGAGGCCGTTGCGCAGCGCCATGCTGAGATCGGTGCCGACGGTGTTCTGCACCCGCGCGACGTCGTCGGAGAGCCGCGACAACAGCTCGCCGGTGCGCTTGCGATGGAAGAACGTCTGCGGCATCGACAGCAGGTGCCGATAGACGCGCACGCGCATGTCGGCGACCACGCGCTCGCCGACCCAGCTCATCCAGTAGTGACGGAAGAACACGAACACCGCCTGGAAGGCGAACACGCCCACCAGCATCAGGCTCGAGCGATCGAGGTCGGCAAGATCGCCGTCCGAGAACGCGGCGTCGATGACGTCGCCAAAGTAGGCCGGGTACAACAGCCCGAGCCCACTGGCGCCGAACAGGCACACCAGCGCGAGGTACAGGCGCGTGCGGTACGGCCGCGCATAGCCGAACACCCGCCGGATGCGCGGCCACGCACGCACGCTGGCCTCGGGCTGGGCCGCGGTGGCGCCGTCGTCGGGGGCATCGGCGCTGCGTTGCGGATCGGCCATCGTCGCGGATCGACGGTAGCACGGTCGATGCGGTTACCTCGCCTCCGGTGCGGGCGCGCGCGCCCGCCCGTTCGGGCAGCGGTGGCCGTGCGCGGTCGGCTTTGCTATCGTCCGCACGTGCAGCGGGTGGTCCAAGCCTTCGAAACCAGCTTTCGACGACACCTCGCGGTCGAGCAACGCGCCGCAGTGCTCGACGTGCTCGGTGGGGCGCTGGGCCCGGATTCCACCGTGGGCCAGCTGGCCGACGCCGCGCTCGCGCTCGGGTGGCCGGAGTTCGGTGAGCTGTCGCTCGCCGATCTGGCCGACGCGCTGCTGGGCGCCCCGCACGGGCGCCCAGCGGGCACCACGGTCCACGACGAGGACGAGGACGACGACGACGACGAGGACGACGACGTCGTCGACGACGACGAGGCCGATGAGACCGACGACGACGACGAGGACGACGACGACGCGGACGACGACGACGCCCCGGCCGTCACTGCGAAGCCCGCCCGTGGACGTGCCACCAAGCCGGCGGCCGAGGCGGCCTCCGCCAGCAAGCCCGCCGCCGCCGCCAAGCCCAAGGCCCGCGGCAAGGCCAGCAAGATCTCGCTCGACGATCGCATGAACCTCGACGAGGCCGCGGCGGTGCTGCTGCCGTTGGTCCGCGAGCTCGGCGAGGCCACGATGCAGCAGCTCGAGCAGTCGACCGCCGGCGCCGGGCGCCGCAAGCTGAGGTTCCACATCGGCCAGCTCGTGAAGCACGGCCGGCTCGAGCGCCACGGCATGGGCCGTGGCACCTACTACACGATCGCGTGACGACGCCTCAGCGCGGCCGCCCGTCGATGCGCCCCCGCACCTCGCTGCGCACGAGGTCGAGCACGCCGGACGAGGCCAAGAAGTCGTGCGGGAAGCCGAGCGACACCCGGCTGACCTCATCGAGCGCGGCCAGCTGGGCGGCGCTCAGGCTCACGGCGGCGGCGCCCAACGTGTCGGCGATCTGCTCGACCTTTCGGGCGCCGACGATCGGGATGAAGCCGTAGCCCTGCGCGCGGACCCACGCGGTCGCGACCTGGGCAGAGCTGACACCGAGCTCGTCGGCCACGCGGTCGACCGCGCGCGCGATGGCGAGCGCGCGGTCGCTGGTGCGGCCGCGAGCAGCGTTGGCATCGGCACGCAGCGAGTCCCGCTCGCCACCGCGGGTGTACTTGCCGGTCAGCACGCCGGCGCCAAGCGGCGCCCACGCGACAACGCAGAGGCCAAAGTGCTTCGCCATCGGCAACAGATCGCGCTCGGGCGTGCGCTCGAGCAGGCTGTACTCGATCTGCAGGCCCACGAAGCTCGACCACCCGCGCAGCTCGGCGGTGACGTTGGCAGCCGACACGACCCACGCCGGCGTGTCGCTGACCCCGACGTAGAGCACCTTGCCCGCGCGCACCAGGTCGTCGAGGGCGCGCATGGTCTCCTCGTAGGGCGTGTAGTCGTCCCACGCGTGCACCCACAACAGATCGATGTAGTCGGTGCCGAGCCGGCGCAGGCTGTGCTCGACCGAGCGCACCAGGTTCTTGCGATGATTGCCCGCCGTGTTCGGATCGCTGTGATCCATCGCGAGCGTGTACTTGGTGGCGACCACCATGCGGTCGCGTCGGCCTGCGAGCCAGCTGCCGACGAACTGCTCGGTCTGCCCGCCGTGGTACTTGTTCGCGGTGTCGACGAAGTTGCCGCCGGCCTCGGCGAAGGCATCGAGCACACGGTGGCTGGTGGCTTCGTCGGCCCCGAAGCCCCACTGCTCACCGAAGCTCATGGTGCCCAGGCACAGCTCGGACACGCGCAGACCCGTGTTGCCCAGCAATCGATAGCGTAGCGTCGTCATGATCGCGCACGAGGCTAGTCGCGCGCGCCAGCTGGCCACAACCCGGTCGATCGGGCGGCGCCGATCGGCCGAGCGGAGATGCCCCCGCGCGGCCGCGAGGGCCTCGCGGGTACACCCGCGGGATCGTCCGCTGAAGCGCTACGCGCCGGCGTCGTGCCCGAGCTCGAACCACTCCTCGGTCGGCACGATCACGCCGTCGCGGATGATGGCGTCACGATCGCGCGTCGGCGCCCAGCCGAGCTCCCGTTCGGCACGACCGCCGTCGAGGGTTGCCGCGAAGGTGCGCCCCTCGGCGTCGGCCAGCGTGGGCCGCCGCGCGTGCGGATCACGACCGACCTTCTTGAGCGCCCACTTCGCCAGCGCCTCGGTGAAGTAGGTGCGGCTGGTGGTCGGGATGCGACGCAGGCGGATACCCGCGCGCTGCTCGAGGGCGTCGAGGTAGTCGTTGGCGGTCAGCACCGGCGGACCCACCAGGTTGTACGAGCGGCCCTCGATGCCGGGCGCGGTCATGGCCTTCACCATCGCGTCGGCACAGTCGTCGACCAGCACGATCGGCAGCTTGTTGTTGCCGTCGCCGTACAGCCGCGCGACCGAAGGGTACGGCCACGCCGCAATGCCCCAGTGCAGCGGCGGCCCACCACGCCCGAGCACGATGCCCGGTCGCAAGAGCACCAACGGTAGCCCGCGCTCGCGGTGCAGCGCGAGCAGGTTGGCCTCGTTCTCGACCTTGCTGCGCGCGTACGGGTCGCCGACCTTGGCCGGCGCGGTGTCTTCGGTGATGGTCCCGGCGCCCTTGCCGGCGTAGTACAGCGCGATCGACGAGGTGTAGAGGAAGCGCTTCACCTCGTGCTCGGCGCACAGCTTGGCGAGCGCCGCAGTGGGCTCGACGTCGTACTTGAGGAACTCGGGCCAGGTGTTGCCGTTGCCACGCGCGAGGTGATAGACGACCTCGATTCCGTCCATGGCCGCGGCCACGCTCGAGAGGTCGGTGAAGTCGCCGCGGCGCACGTCGATGCCGGGCTGCTGCAGCTCCGGTGGACAGCCGGCTGGATCGCGCACCAGCACGCGCACGCCGTGACCGGCCTCCCGCAGGCGCCGCACCAGCGCGCGGCCGATGAAGCCGGTGCCGCCGATCACGAGCACCTTCGCGGTCGGCCCGGTGGTCGCGCCCGCCTTCGCCGCGGCGCGGGTCGGGGCGGTGTTGGCCGGCAGGTCGGCCTTGGCCGCCACGCGCTCGCCGATGATCACCGCGGCCTCGCCGATCGCCGCGTCGACGCGCTCGTCGAGCACGCTGCCGCGCCCCTCGTGGAAGGTCTGCGCGATGCGGGTGATGCTGTGCTGGAACGGCCCGCCGTTCTTCGACATGCCCATCTTGGTCAGCACGAAGCCGGCCAGGGTCCCGCCGGCCTGCACCACCGCGTCGCGCGAGGTGCTCGCGACCGTCAGGAAGCGATCGACGTCGAGCAGGTGCGGCGTGTGGTCGAGGCAGACGTAGGTGTTGTTCTCGAAGTCGCAGCGGGCGACCGCCTGGGTGCCGCGGATGTGGATGTAGTGCTCCGGGTAGCCGTCGACGAATGACAGCCGCAGGCGCGCCTGGGCGGCGCCCTTCCACGCGAGGATCTCCCAGCGCCGCCAGAACGACAGCCCGCGCGGCAGCTCCACCCGGTCGAAGGGATGCACCGCGAGCTCGTCGGGCATGCCGACCAGGTGCGCGAGGTGGGCGAACGAATGCGGCGCAACCTCGAAGAGGATGTTGGTCGGCTGCTGCAGCATCCACGCGCCGAACGGCCCGCCCTTGAGCAGCCCGAGCGGCTTGTTCCACACGATGTCGATCTGATCGATCGCGCCCAGCCGACCGCTGCGTAGGTCGGCGACCAGCCGATCATAGGCCGGCAGGAACAGGAAGTTGTGGCTGCAGCCGAGCGCCCGTCCGCGGTGCGCCGCGAGCTCGCGGAGGCGTCCGGTCGCACCCGAGTCGTGACACAGCGGCTTCTCGACCAGTGCGTCGGCGCCGTGCTCGAGCACGATGCGGGTGGGCTCCTCGTGCAGGTGCGGCGGGGTCAGCACGTGCACGGCGTCGAGCTGCTCGGCGCGCATCATCTCCTCGACGCTGCTGTATGCGCCGGCGATGCCATGGGCACTCGCGAAGCGCTCGGCGCGGCCCTTGGCGACGTCGCACACCGCCACCACGCTGCCCCCGGGCACCGAGCGCACGGCGTTGAAGTGGTAGTCGGCGATGTAGCCCACACCGACGAGGCCGACGCGGACGGGCGGAGCACTGCTGTGATCGTTCATGGGTCTTGCTCTCGCGTGCTCGCACTGCCCGCGCCGGCGTGGCGTCGAGCAGGCCGAGCGGGTTCACGGCCGACGCTTGGCGGGGCCTTTGTACTCGATGATCTCGGGTCGCTTGTCGCGGGCCCGATCGAGCAGGAACTTGGCGGCGCCGAGCGCCTGGGGAATCGGTGACAGCGCGCACGAGATGCCCCACGCGACCGCGTCGGGCCACGCGAAACCGCGGCGATGGGTGTCTCTCGCGATGCGAGCAGCGTTCACGGGGTACAGGCCGAGGCCGAGCCATGACAGCCCGAGGGTCGGCAGGGTCAGCGCGACCGCGCCGCCCGGCAGCATCGCGCCGAACACCCACACCCGCCGCAGCTCGCGGACGAACTTGCGATGGGGGCCGGCGCCGTGCATGGCGCTGACCTGGGCATAGGCATGGCCGCAGCGCTTGGCGCGGGTCCACCACTGCGCGAAGCGATGCATGTCGGCGTCGTGCAGCGTGCTCTCGTGATCGATCCGCAGCATCACGCCGCCGTGCTCGCGCAGCCGCACACCGAGTTCGTCGTCCTCGGCCGCGATCACTCGGGTGTCGTAGCCACCGACCTCGGCCAGCGCCGACGCGCGGAACATGACGTCGCCGCCGAAGTTCTCGGTCTCGCCCACACCGCCCATGCGCCACTCGACGTCGCACACGCGGTTGTAGATGCTGCGCTCGGGATGTCGCTCGCGGCGCCAGCCGATCACCGCGACGACGTCGGGGTTGTCATCGAGCACGCCGACCGCGGTCGCCAACCATCCCGGCAGCACCTCCATGTCGCCGTCGACGAACTGCACGTACTCGACATCGGGCCAACGCTCTCGCAGCCGCTCGAAGCCGGCGTTGCGTGCCCGCGCGGCAGTGAAGGGGATCGACATGTCGAGATCCACGACCACCGCGCCGCGCTCGCGCGCCATCTGGGGGCTGCCGTCGTCGGAGCCCGAGTCGACGTAGACCACGCGCGAGGTCTCCTGCTGCAGCGACGCGAGGCACCGACGCAGGCGCTCGCCCTCGTTGCGACCGATGGCCACTGCGCCGACTCGCTGCGTCCAGTCCTGCGACATCGTGTTGCGGCCGTGGTCTACCGCATCTTCGTGCGCGGCGGCAGCCCGCGACGCCAACGTCGGCGAAACCCGAGCCGGTTGGCCGATCCGGCGCGCCCGAACCCGTGGCGGTGACGCTGCCGTCGACGCGGCGTGACGGCGCTCGCGCGCTCCCGGTCAGCGCGCGAGCGCGCGCGCCAGCAGCTTGCGCGTCAGGGTCGGCACGCCGCCCGGCGGTGCCTCGTCGGGCCGCCACCTCGCGTAGCGCTCGCCGTCGAGCCACGCGCCCGCCCGCGCCGTGACGCGCACGACCTGCAGCTCCCAGCGTCGATGCGTGAACACGTGCACGACCTCGGCGCCGGTCTGCCGCGGCGTCCGAACGGCCACCGGCACCGCACCGTGCAGCGTCGCGGCGACCAGCGGCTCGTCGTCGGGCCTCGCGACGAGCGGCAGGCACCACAGCCCCGCCAGCAGGCCCTCGCGGGGGCGTCGCTCGAGCACGAGCCCGTCACCGACGTCGACGGCGAGTGCCCACCAGCGCTCGATCGGTGACTCGGCGCGCACGCGCACCGCGGGGATCGTCGCGGTGGTGCCGGTCGCCCAGGCCCGGCAGTCGCTGCGGACGGGACACTGCTCGCAGGCCGGCGACCGCGGCGTGCACACCGTCGCGCCCAGCTCCATCAACGCCTGCGCGAGGATCCGCGGCGAGCCGGCGCGCAGCACCTCTGCGCACAGCGCCCAGTGTCCACGCGCGGTCGCCAGCTGTTCGCGGGGCTCGGCGATCGCCTGCACGCGCGACAGCACCCGCGCGACGTTGCCGTCGACCAGCGGCTCGGGTCGGTCGTGGGCGATCGATGCGATCGCACCGGCGGTGTAGGGCCCGATGCCGGGGATCGATCGCAGGGCCTCGGCGTCCTGCGGTAGGCGGCCGCCGTGATCGCGCGCGACCACCTCGGCGCCGCGATGGAGCATGCGCGCGCGCCGGTAGTAGCCGAGCCCGCTCCACGCCTGCAGCACCGCATCGAGCTCGGCCGCCGCCAGCGTGGCCGCGTCGGGGAAGCGCGCGAGGAACGACGACCAGTAGCGCTCGACGGTCTCGACGCGGGTCTGCTGCAGCATGACCTCGGAGACCCAGATCGCGTACGGGTCCCGCGTGCGACGCCAGCTCAAGTCGCGCTGGTGCGCGAGAAACCACGGCGCGAGCGCGTCCGCGAGTCGCTTGGCAAGGCCGGCGTCACCGGCCGGCGTGGCGGGCTTGCGACCGCGCGCCGGGGTCTTCGTGCTGCCGCCGGCGCGCGCCATCTCGTACGCCACCTCGGACGACGACCGGCGGTCAGTCCTCGACGGTCTCCACGGCGCGCTTCTCGAGCCGCTTGCGCTCGTTGTGATCGAGCAGGCGCTTGCGCAGCCGCAGGCTCTTGGGCGTGATCTCGACCAGCTCGTCGTCGGCGATGAACGCCAACGCCTGCTCGAGGCTCAGCACCCGCGGCGGCGTCAGGAACAGCTTCTCGTCGTGGCCGGTGGTGCGGATGTTGGTCAGCTTCTTGGCGATGTTGGGATTGACGATGATGTCGGTGTCGCGCACGTGGATGCCGACGATCTGCCCGGCGTAGACCTTGGTCTGCGGCCCGGTGAAGAGCGGGCCGCGGTCCTGCAGCCGGTGCAGCGAGTAGGTCGAGGTCTCGCCGCGCTCCATCACGATCATCACGCCCTGGGCGCGGTTCTTGATGGTGCCGCTGAACGGCCCGTAGCTGTCGAACACGCTCGAGATGATGCCGGTGCCGCGGGTCTGGGTGAGGAACTCCGAGCGGTAGCCGATGAGTGCGCGGGTCGGCGCGCGGAACTCCATGCGCGTGCGTCCGGGGCCGTCCTCTTCCATCAGCAGCAGCTCGCCGTGCTTGCCGATGTGCTCGATGACGGCGCCGGCGTAGTCGGTGTCGCACTGCACGAGCACGCGCTCGAACGGCTCGAGCGTGCGGCCGTGCTCCTCGCGCAAGATGACCTTGGGCCGTGCCACGCACATCTCGTAGCCCTCGCGGCGCATGGTCTCGATCAGCACCGAGAGGTGCAGCTCGCCGCGGCCATGGACCTCGAACTCGTCGGGCGAGTCGGTGTCGTAGACGTGCAGCGCGACGTTGCTGCGAACCTCGCGGTACAGCCGCTCGCGCAGCTTGCGGGAGGTGACCCACTGGCCCTCGAGGCCCGAGAACGGGCCGTCGTTGGTGCGCATGCGGATCGACAGCGTCGGCGGATCGACCGTCAGCGCCGGGAACACCGTGCGCTGATCGGGGCTCTCGGCGGTCAGCGTGTCGCCGACCTGCAGGGTCTCCATGCCGGCGATGGCGACGATGTCGCCCGCCACCGCCTCGGGCAGCTCGAAGCGGCGCAGGCCCGAGAAGCCCAGCACCTTGGTCACACGGAAGACCTCTTCGCAGGACGGCTTGGCCTCGGCGTCGGTCGACTCGGCCGGCACCGGCCGCATCAGTGCCACGCGTTGTCCGACCGCGAAGCGACCGCCGGCAACGCGGCCGATCGCGAGGAAGCCGACGTACGAGTCGTGGTGCAGCGTCGACACCCACATCGCCGGTGGCGCGTCGACGTCGACCTGCGGCGGCGGCACGCGGGCGACGATCATGTCGAGGATCTGCGAGATGCTGCCGCGCTCGGCGTCCGGATCCTTCATGGCGAAGCGATCGCGGCCGCTGCCGAACAGCACCGGGAAATCGAGCTGCTCCTCCGACGCGCCCAGCGAGACCAGCAGGTCGAAGGTGAGATCGACGGCCTTGTGCGGCGCCGCGGCGGCGCGGTCGATCTTGTTGACCATCAGCAGCACCGGCAGGCCGCGCTTGACCGCCTTCTCGGTGACGAAGCGGGTCTGCGGCATCGGGCCCTCGACCGCGTCGACCAGCAGCAGCACGCCGTCGACCATGTTGAGCACGCGCTCGACCTCGCCGCCGAAGTCGGCGTGGCCGGGAGTGTCGACCATGTTGATGCGCGTGCCCTCGTAGACCAGCGCGGTCGGCTTGCTGGTGATGGTGATGCCGCGCTCGCGCTCGAGATCACCGGAGTCCATCGCCTGCTCGCGCCCGACCTCACTGCGCTCGAAGGCGCCGGCGAGCTCGAGCAGGGCGTCGACCAGCGTCGTCTTGCCGTGATCGACATGGGCGACGATGGCGACATTACGAACGTCTTCGCGGCGCGTGGCCATGGGCGCGCGGGTCATACCGGCCGCCGGGTCGGGGCGCAAGCAGCGTTTCGGGCGGCGTCGACGGGCCCCGCGCCTCGGACGGCCCGGCGCCGTGGTATGTCGCTGCCAGGCCCATGCTCGGACACGACTACGACGATCTCGATGCGTGCGCGTTGGCGGCCTTGGTGCGCCGTGGCGAGGTCTCGGCGCTCGAGCTGCTCGCGGCCGCACGCGACCGCATCGAGGGCCGCAACCGCGGCCTGAACGCGGTCGTGCGCACCATGTTCGACGAGGCGCGGACCGCCATCGCCCGGGGGTTGCCCGACGGGCCGCTGCGCGGCGTGCCGATGCTGCTGAAAGATCTCATGGCGGACGTCGCGGGGATTCCCACGACATCCGGGTCGCACCTGCTCGCGCGCCACGTGCCGGATCGCGACGCCGAGATCGTCGCGCGCTGGCGCCGCGCGGGGCTCGTGTTCGTGGGCAAGACCAACACCCCCGAGCTCGGCATCATCGGCGTGACCGAGCCGGTGCTCCACGGCGCGAGCCGCAACCCGTGGGATCGCGAGCGCACGCCGGGCGGCTCGAGCGGTGGTTCGGCGTCGGCCGTCGCGGCGCGGATGGTCCCCATCGCGGGCGCCGGCGATGGCGGCGGATCGATCCGCATCCCGGCGGCGTGCTGCGGACTGGTGGGGCTCAAGCCGACCCGCGGGCGCACGCCCAACGGCCCCGGCCACACCGAGAGCTGGTCGGGCTTCACGGTGCAGCACGTGCTCACGCGATCGCTGCGCGACAGCGCGACCATGCTCGACGTCGCGAGCGGCAACGAGGCTGGTGCGTTGTCGCAGCTGCCCGCGCCCGCGCGCCCCTTCGTCGACGAGCTCGCGCGCGAGCCCGGCCGTCTTCGCATCGGCGTGTGCGCCGGCACCATGCTCGGCGGCCAGCTCGACCCCGAGCACGTCGCGGCGGTGCGACGCGTGGCCGACGTGTGCGCGTCGCTCGGCCACGATGTCGAGGAGGCGCTGCCCGAGCTCGATTGGGCCGGGCTCGCGCGGGCGTGGCTCGTCATCGTCGCCGCCAACGTCGCGGCGGAGGTCGCCGACGCCGAGCAGCGCGTGGGCCGGCCGGCCGGCGGCGACATCGAGCCGTTGACCGCCTTGATCGCGATGATCGGCCGCTCGCTGCCGGCGAGCGAGTTCGTCGCCGCCCATCGTCGCTGCCAGCACGCCGCGTGGACGATGGCGCAGTTCCACCAGCGCCACGATCTTTGGCTGAGCTCGACGCTCGGCCATCCCCCGGCGCGCATCGGCGCGTTCGCCCAGCCCGCCGTGCAGCGGGCGCTCATCGCCGTGGTCCGCGGCCTGCGATCGCGAAAGCTGGCGGAGCGGGCCCTCGACATGATGGCGCACGACCCGATGCTCGCCGCCTACCCCAACACGCAGCTGGCGAACATGACCGGGCAGCCGGCGATCTCGCTGCCGCTGGCGACCACCGCCACCGGCTTGCCGCTGGGCGTCCAGCTGGTGGCGCCGTTCGGCGACGAGGCCGCGCTGCTACGCATCGCCGCGCAGCTCGAGACCGTACTGCCCTGGGCCACGCGACGGCCGGCGCTCGCTTCGCGTGTCGCCCACGATCCTCGCCCGGGGTGATCGGGGTACCCTCGGTCGCGATGGCGGTCGCTCGCAAGCCCGCGCGCCGGGGCGCGCAGTCCAAAGCCACGAAGCCGGTCCCGAAGGCAAAGCCCACCGCGAAGGCAAAGCCCGTCGCGAAGGCAAAGCCCACCGCGAAGGCGAAGCCCGTCGCGAAGGCGAAGCCCGTCGCGAAGGCAAAGCCCACCGCGAGGGCAAAGCCCACCGCGAAGGCAAAGCCCGTCCCGACGGCGAAGCCGGTCCCGAAGGCAAAGCCCACCGCGAAGGCAAAGCCCACCTCGAAGGCAAAGCCCGTCGCGAAGGCGAAACCCGCGCGGATCCCCGACGGTGCGGTGCGACTCGACGCCACCGCGGTGCGGCGCATGGCCCTGGGCGCCCAGGGCCTCGTCACGCCGCCGCCGGGCTCGCTCGCGCAAGTGGTCGCGGCGACCGGCTACCTGCGCACGCTCGGCGGCATCGAGGCCTACCTCGCGCTCAAGGCCCGTCGGCCCATCATCACGCGCGCGACCATCGATCTGGCGATCGGCGCGGGCGAGCTGCGGGTGATGCCGTCGGTGCGTGGCTGCATGTACCTCGTGCCCGAGTCCCACGTCGATCGTTGCCTCGCGCTGGCCGAGTCGCTCGCCCACGATCGCGACGCCCGCGACGCCGAGCGGGCGGGCATCCGCGAGGCCGAGCTCGATCAGCTCGCCGCCCACGTGCTCGCGGCGCTGCGCGAGGGACCCGCGACCACCGATGCCCTGCGCAAGCGCATGCCCGAGGGCACGGTGCGCAAGCTCGGCCCCGAGGCCAAGAAGCTCGGCGTGTCGTCGCCGCTACCGCTGGCGCTGCGGCGGCTCGAATTCGCCGGTGCGATCGCGCGGGCCCCCGAGCGCGATCGCGTCGACACCGAGCGCTACCAGTGGCGCAAGCGCAAGGGTGGCATGACGCCGCCGGCGAACGCCCAGCTCTACCAGGGTCTGGCGCGCGCCTACTTCGCGTGGGCCGCGGTGGCGACCGTGCGCGCGTTCGCGGCGTGGTCGGGGCTCGGCGTGCGCACGGCGGAGGCCGCGTGCGCTGCGATCCCGCTGACCGAGGTCGTGCTCGACGATGGTCGCCCGGCGCTCGCCGATCCCGAGGCGCTGCGCGCAGCCGAGCGCGCGGTCGACGTGGTCGCGCTGCTGCCCTTCGAGGACAACCTGGTCGCGCTCACCGGCGCGCCGGGCCAGTGGATCGCGCCGGAGCACCACGACATCGCGGTGCCGGCGATCGGCACCTTCGCCGCGGGCACCAGCGACGCCCAGGGCGACGCCAAGCGCATGCACATGCGCGCCATCGTGGCCGGCGATCGCATCGTGGGCCTGTGGGAGTACGACCCCGACCGCGGCACCATCGTGACGCGCAGCTTCGGACGCATCGACGGCGATCATGCCGACCGCATCGACGCCGCGGCTGCGGCGCTGTCGGCGTTCATCCGCGACGAGGTCGGCCACGGCCGCTCGTTCGCGCTGGACACCGATGCGGCGCTGCGCGAGCGCGTCGCGTTCCTGCGCGCGATCTGATCGCCACCTTCGA is a genomic window of Deltaproteobacteria bacterium containing:
- a CDS encoding glycosyltransferase family 2 protein — translated: MSQDWTQRVGAVAIGRNEGERLRRCLASLQQETSRVVYVDSGSDDGSPQMARERGAVVVDLDMSIPFTAARARNAGFERLRERWPDVEYVQFVDGDMEVLPGWLATAVGVLDDNPDVVAVIGWRRERHPERSIYNRVCDVEWRMGGVGETENFGGDVMFRASALAEVGGYDTRVIAAEDDELGVRLREHGGVMLRIDHESTLHDADMHRFAQWWTRAKRCGHAYAQVSAMHGAGPHRKFVRELRRVWVFGAMLPGGAVALTLPTLGLSWLGLGLYPVNAARIARDTHRRGFAWPDAVAWGISCALSPIPQALGAAKFLLDRARDKRPEIIEYKGPAKRRP
- a CDS encoding NAD-dependent epimerase/dehydratase family protein codes for the protein MNDHSSAPPVRVGLVGVGYIADYHFNAVRSVPGGSVVAVCDVAKGRAERFASAHGIAGAYSSVEEMMRAEQLDAVHVLTPPHLHEEPTRIVLEHGADALVEKPLCHDSGATGRLRELAAHRGRALGCSHNFLFLPAYDRLVADLRSGRLGAIDQIDIVWNKPLGLLKGGPFGAWMLQQPTNILFEVAPHSFAHLAHLVGMPDELAVHPFDRVELPRGLSFWRRWEILAWKGAAQARLRLSFVDGYPEHYIHIRGTQAVARCDFENNTYVCLDHTPHLLDVDRFLTVASTSRDAVVQAGGTLAGFVLTKMGMSKNGGPFQHSITRIAQTFHEGRGSVLDERVDAAIGEAAVIIGERVAAKADLPANTAPTRAAAKAGATTGPTAKVLVIGGTGFIGRALVRRLREAGHGVRVLVRDPAGCPPELQQPGIDVRRGDFTDLSSVAAAMDGIEVVYHLARGNGNTWPEFLKYDVEPTAALAKLCAEHEVKRFLYTSSIALYYAGKGAGTITEDTAPAKVGDPYARSKVENEANLLALHRERGLPLVLLRPGIVLGRGGPPLHWGIAAWPYPSVARLYGDGNNKLPIVLVDDCADAMVKAMTAPGIEGRSYNLVGPPVLTANDYLDALEQRAGIRLRRIPTTSRTYFTEALAKWALKKVGRDPHARRPTLADAEGRTFAATLDGGRAERELGWAPTRDRDAIIRDGVIVPTEEWFELGHDAGA
- a CDS encoding aldo/keto reductase — translated: MTTLRYRLLGNTGLRVSELCLGTMSFGEQWGFGADEATSHRVLDAFAEAGGNFVDTANKYHGGQTEQFVGSWLAGRRDRMVVATKYTLAMDHSDPNTAGNHRKNLVRSVEHSLRRLGTDYIDLLWVHAWDDYTPYEETMRALDDLVRAGKVLYVGVSDTPAWVVSAANVTAELRGWSSFVGLQIEYSLLERTPERDLLPMAKHFGLCVVAWAPLGAGVLTGKYTRGGERDSLRADANAARGRTSDRALAIARAVDRVADELGVSSAQVATAWVRAQGYGFIPIVGARKVEQIADTLGAAAVSLSAAQLAALDEVSRVSLGFPHDFLASSGVLDLVRSEVRGRIDGRPR
- a CDS encoding ATP-binding cassette domain-containing protein → MADPQRSADAPDDGATAAQPEASVRAWPRIRRVFGYARPYRTRLYLALVCLFGASGLGLLYPAYFGDVIDAAFSDGDLADLDRSSLMLVGVFAFQAVFVFFRHYWMSWVGERVVADMRVRVYRHLLSMPQTFFHRKRTGELLSRLSDDVARVQNTVGTDLSMALRNGLTLVGGIAILAFTNPFLTLVMLSVVPPMSIAARFWGRRIRALARQTQDQLAKVSGEAQERISAIDTVQGFTREAHEISRYDQGVGATFVLFVKQALARSWFWSVSSFVAFSAIAAIFWLGGRMVVNHEISAGDLTEFMLYTMLVAGSISAMTELWASIQTTLGATARIFEILDTPPDIADPAEPELLTKVRGDLRLVGVHFSYGNRDQAVLRDIDLQIAPGEAVALVGSSGSGKTTIARLVSRFYDPTAGRVELDGHDLRNLRLADVRDHMAIVSQDPVLFSGTIRDNIRYGRLDASDAELERAAVQANADRFIRGFPDGYETLVGERGVQLSGGQRQRIAIARAVLRDPEVLILDEATSALDAESEGLVQQALEQLQRGRTTLVIAHRLSTIRNCDRIVVLDGGRVVESGTHEALMARRGHYARLVARQLGSIDVGPEPLRSVPRDADTAAVDAAAASEPTSTPSPAAASGGAVVG